The Bacteroidota bacterium genome has a segment encoding these proteins:
- a CDS encoding response regulator, with protein sequence MDGVLYVDDDECNLKLFTAYLANDYNVLTAKNTAEAYELLKNNPVKVLISDQRMPGETGMEFMQRINPEFPQVIKMLFTAYADYTSISMAINQGGIFRYLLKPWNYDEMFSSIQFAIREYDLRKENQDLIRQLKVKNSVLEKAYTEIQNSENKYTRIFESSSDGMIVIRDKRVCEVNRAFMDIAGQFIEHISNDTIYQFVELNLSGIFKEGDQVIDKKPYRVIKELLSTHKEQKYLEITCRFFDSYGKQYVLILLRDVTEKELVEKRLMEAIFKTQEAEHTRYAQELHDGLGPVLSAVKMYMEWLCDEQHIRNRELIHKNAMCALDQAIVEVKEIANNLSPYVLQRFGLVNALKNHAEHLVDTGTIAIDIQSNLKTRLDANIEVMLYRVLMECVNNTLKHADARKINICFEKLSNGLFVSYNDDGKGFDVEKTLAGSHGMGLINMQNRINLLDGHINIHSVIGKGTSVEIILSL encoded by the coding sequence ATGGATGGCGTTTTATATGTAGATGATGATGAATGTAACCTGAAATTATTCACGGCCTATTTGGCAAATGATTATAATGTCCTTACTGCAAAAAATACTGCTGAGGCTTATGAGTTATTGAAAAATAATCCTGTTAAAGTTCTGATTTCTGATCAGCGTATGCCCGGGGAAACCGGAATGGAGTTCATGCAACGGATTAATCCGGAATTTCCTCAGGTAATCAAGATGCTTTTTACCGCTTATGCCGACTATACTTCAATTTCCATGGCCATTAACCAGGGGGGGATATTCCGTTACCTGTTGAAGCCCTGGAATTATGATGAAATGTTTTCCTCCATTCAGTTTGCAATCCGGGAGTATGATTTGCGCAAGGAAAACCAGGATTTGATCCGGCAACTCAAGGTCAAAAATTCCGTCTTGGAAAAGGCTTATACTGAAATACAAAACAGTGAAAATAAATACACAAGGATTTTTGAGTCTTCTTCCGACGGGATGATTGTCATAAGAGATAAAAGAGTGTGTGAAGTCAACAGGGCTTTTATGGATATCGCCGGACAGTTTATCGAACATATTTCAAACGATACCATTTATCAGTTTGTTGAGCTAAACCTCTCGGGAATATTCAAAGAAGGTGATCAAGTCATAGATAAAAAGCCATACCGGGTTATCAAAGAGCTGTTATCGACTCATAAAGAACAGAAATATCTGGAAATAACCTGCCGTTTTTTTGATTCCTACGGCAAACAATATGTACTTATTCTTCTCAGGGATGTTACGGAAAAAGAACTGGTTGAAAAACGACTGATGGAGGCGATTTTCAAAACTCAGGAAGCCGAACATACCCGTTATGCCCAGGAATTGCACGACGGATTGGGGCCGGTTTTATCCGCTGTAAAAATGTATATGGAATGGTTGTGTGATGAACAGCATATACGAAACCGTGAATTGATCCATAAAAATGCAATGTGTGCCCTTGATCAGGCAATTGTTGAAGTGAAAGAAATTGCCAATAATTTAAGTCCCTACGTTTTGCAACGTTTTGGACTGGTCAATGCATTAAAAAATCATGCAGAACATCTGGTTGATACCGGCACAATAGCCATAGATATTCAGTCGAACCTGAAAACTAGATTAGATGCCAATATCGAGGTGATGTTGTATAGAGTTCTTATGGAGTGTGTCAATAATACCTTAAAACACGCCGATGCCAGAAAAATAAATATTTGTTTCGAAAAGTTATCCAATGGCTTATTTGTTTCGTATAATGACGATGGGAAAGGTTTTGATGTAGAAAAGACTTTAGCCGGATCCCATGGAATGGGCTTGATTAATATGCAGAACCGGATCAATTTGTTGGATGGCCATATCAATATCCATTCTGTCATTGGAAAAGGAACTAGTGTCGAAATTATTTTAAGTTTATAA
- a CDS encoding MCP four helix bundle domain-containing protein yields the protein MFKNFTIQKKLLSGFLAVAVLAAIIGLYGSAKLKSLNKNDQFLYNGSTMPLGELVKMSTDFQKVRVLYRDMIRENNTDNIRRYLDESDNLIQDMSTSAQNYEKSITSDKGRELYNQFQTEFNNWKSENSTFRNLVLANKDEEAYAELQNVGGFKTSVKNIETSIKNLTDNKISRGETTIKDNIKQTNSAVTILSAILILSLALAVALGLFISSNIKGIIQTLAAEIGKMAAATTQGDLSHRADTTIIDKEFREIPEGFNNAIDIVNSHLLKCGIFFDQVANGIIPPKVTTEQEGDFAKMKDSMNQCIEGLNGLVKANNVLQKMAVNDYTLSMESNYKGIFAEVAEACNNLQYNLKHVVQIATNISKGDLCDLLELEEIGKRSENDVLIPSLMKVEKALMMITEKAKLIANGDLTVSLERLSDKDELMLALSNMVARLNEIVASIIEAAHNVATSSNEMSTAAVQISEGVSEQSSSAEEVSSSMEEMTSTIQQNSDNANQTEQIANKAVQGMSDVSNASTKSLDAIKQISEKIKIINDIASKTDILAINAAIEAARAGEQGKGFAVVAAEIRKLAEVSQNAAIEINSLSSTSLKITQETENLMDKIIPEIQKTAQLIQEVAVSSNEQKTGSEEITKAIVQFSQVTQQNAAAAEEMSSNSEELASQAELLKETIGFFNTGKQLHETKQKLSHISSKNNYKRNQIPSAERKGINLNLGNSEVNDENFEKY from the coding sequence ATGTTTAAAAATTTTACCATTCAAAAGAAACTGCTGTCTGGTTTTCTGGCAGTAGCAGTGCTGGCGGCAATTATTGGTTTGTACGGTTCGGCAAAACTCAAATCATTAAATAAAAACGATCAGTTTTTGTACAATGGATCAACGATGCCCTTGGGTGAACTGGTTAAGATGTCTACCGATTTTCAGAAAGTCAGGGTTCTTTATCGGGATATGATCAGGGAAAACAACACGGACAATATCAGGAGATATCTGGATGAGTCGGACAACCTGATTCAGGACATGTCCACCAGTGCCCAGAACTATGAAAAATCCATCACCTCAGACAAAGGAAGAGAATTATACAATCAGTTTCAAACAGAATTCAACAACTGGAAATCGGAAAACAGCACTTTCAGGAACCTGGTTTTAGCCAATAAGGATGAAGAAGCTTATGCCGAATTGCAAAATGTTGGTGGCTTTAAAACTTCCGTAAAGAATATTGAAACATCAATTAAAAATTTAACAGATAACAAAATTTCCAGGGGAGAAACGACCATTAAAGACAACATCAAACAAACCAACAGTGCAGTGACAATTCTTAGCGCCATTCTTATTTTGTCTCTTGCACTTGCCGTTGCTTTAGGACTGTTCATTTCTTCAAATATCAAAGGAATTATTCAAACCCTGGCAGCAGAAATAGGGAAAATGGCGGCAGCAACCACACAGGGGGATTTATCACATAGAGCCGATACAACTATAATTGACAAGGAATTTAGAGAAATTCCCGAAGGTTTTAATAATGCCATTGATATTGTTAATTCACATCTCTTAAAATGTGGAATTTTCTTCGATCAGGTTGCAAATGGAATAATTCCGCCGAAAGTCACTACTGAACAGGAAGGTGATTTCGCAAAGATGAAAGACAGCATGAATCAATGTATAGAAGGGTTGAACGGCCTTGTGAAAGCCAACAATGTTTTGCAAAAAATGGCCGTTAATGATTACACCTTATCGATGGAGAGCAATTATAAAGGGATATTTGCAGAAGTGGCCGAAGCCTGCAATAATCTGCAGTACAATTTGAAGCATGTGGTACAGATAGCCACGAATATATCAAAAGGCGATTTATGTGATTTGTTAGAATTGGAAGAAATAGGGAAAAGATCGGAAAATGATGTCCTGATTCCCTCCCTGATGAAAGTAGAAAAAGCCCTGATGATGATCACCGAAAAGGCCAAATTAATAGCAAACGGGGATCTGACCGTTTCACTGGAGAGATTATCCGACAAAGATGAGTTGATGTTGGCCCTTTCAAATATGGTAGCCAGATTGAACGAAATTGTGGCAAGCATCATAGAAGCCGCCCACAATGTAGCTACCAGCAGTAATGAAATGAGTACTGCAGCTGTTCAAATATCCGAAGGAGTCAGCGAGCAGTCTTCCTCTGCAGAGGAAGTATCGTCTTCGATGGAAGAAATGACTTCAACCATTCAACAGAACAGCGATAATGCAAACCAGACGGAACAAATAGCCAATAAGGCGGTACAAGGGATGAGTGATGTAAGTAATGCTTCGACAAAAAGCCTGGATGCCATCAAACAGATTTCCGAAAAAATCAAAATCATTAACGACATTGCCAGCAAGACGGATATTCTGGCCATCAATGCAGCAATCGAAGCAGCCAGGGCAGGGGAACAAGGAAAAGGTTTTGCTGTTGTGGCTGCTGAAATCCGCAAACTGGCTGAAGTCAGTCAGAATGCAGCAATAGAAATCAATTCACTCTCGTCTACCAGCCTCAAAATTACACAAGAGACCGAGAATTTAATGGATAAAATTATTCCCGAAATTCAGAAAACAGCACAACTCATCCAGGAAGTCGCAGTTTCCAGTAATGAACAAAAAACCGGTTCGGAAGAAATCACCAAGGCAATTGTTCAATTCTCACAGGTCACCCAGCAAAATGCTGCAGCTGCCGAAGAGATGAGCTCCAATTCTGAAGAACTGGCCAGTCAGGCCGAATTGCTCAAGGAGACCATAGGATTCTTCAATACTGGCAAACAACTTCATGAAACCAAACAAAAATTATCTCATATTTCTTCCAAAAACAATTACAAGAGAAATCAAATTCCCTCTGCGGAAAGAAAAGGAATAAACCTTAATCTTGGAAATTCGGAAGTAAACGATGAAAATTTTGAAAAATACTAA
- a CDS encoding response regulator transcription factor, translated as MNKKISVFLVDDHDMFRDGVKLLLSSENEAEVVAEARNGKEFLENLGKINPDIVLMDIAMPEMDGIEASRLALEKNPNLKILALTMYGDEKYYYQMIQTGIQGFVLKSSGISELTRAISEVYAGGNYFSNEILYKIIKNVNQNKAEENNPENNSPAKLTNREIDVLKLIVTGLSNEEIAEKLTVSLSTVKSHRSSLLAKTSSRNTASLVMYAIKNSIVEPN; from the coding sequence ATGAATAAAAAAATCAGTGTTTTTCTGGTGGATGATCACGATATGTTTCGTGATGGGGTAAAATTATTATTGTCCAGTGAAAATGAGGCAGAAGTTGTAGCCGAAGCACGGAATGGAAAAGAATTTCTGGAAAACTTGGGAAAGATAAATCCGGATATCGTATTGATGGATATTGCCATGCCTGAAATGGATGGAATAGAAGCTTCCAGGCTGGCGCTTGAAAAGAACCCTAACTTAAAGATTCTTGCTTTAACCATGTACGGGGATGAGAAATATTATTACCAGATGATTCAAACCGGTATACAGGGATTTGTTCTGAAGTCCTCCGGTATTAGTGAACTTACCAGGGCTATTTCTGAAGTTTATGCTGGAGGCAATTATTTCTCAAACGAAATTCTGTATAAGATAATTAAGAACGTTAATCAAAATAAGGCAGAGGAAAACAACCCTGAAAATAATTCTCCTGCAAAATTGACAAACCGGGAAATTGATGTTCTTAAACTGATAGTGACAGGACTTTCTAATGAGGAAATTGCAGAAAAACTTACGGTTAGTCTTTCTACAGTAAAATCGCATAGAAGCAGTTTGCTCGCCAAAACCTCTTCCAGAAATACTGCGAGTCTGGTGATGTACGCAATTAAAAATAGCATTGTTGAACCTAACTAA
- a CDS encoding response regulator transcription factor, which produces MVNVILVDQCRIFRQCLIKIWKDEHIADVLADLDKLDELAAVYKSFSSDLLVVNMSTNKEDSVDEIKKFLMEHNQVKCLVLIQFLDAKFCHALIEAGVRGYVLISSGINDLNDAVKRVASGQILFSNEVLKEVAALSKNDKLIRILFTEREKEVIRLICDGLTNQQIAEKMHLSYDTIKWHRSNILEKSHCTNTLSLYKFAIENKLYRHE; this is translated from the coding sequence ATGGTAAATGTAATTTTAGTAGATCAATGCCGCATTTTCAGGCAATGCCTGATTAAAATCTGGAAAGATGAACATATCGCCGATGTACTTGCTGACCTAGACAAATTAGATGAATTAGCCGCTGTTTACAAAAGTTTTTCTTCTGATTTGTTGGTTGTGAATATGTCGACTAACAAAGAAGATAGTGTTGATGAAATAAAAAAATTTTTAATGGAGCATAATCAAGTCAAATGCCTTGTGCTGATTCAATTTTTAGATGCAAAATTTTGCCATGCACTGATAGAAGCCGGAGTCAGGGGATATGTACTGATTAGTTCGGGGATTAATGACCTAAATGATGCTGTGAAAAGAGTTGCTTCCGGTCAGATTCTGTTTTCGAATGAGGTACTTAAGGAAGTGGCCGCGCTTTCAAAAAATGATAAATTAATAAGGATTTTATTCACTGAAAGGGAAAAAGAGGTTATCCGTCTGATTTGCGATGGACTGACCAATCAACAAATTGCTGAAAAAATGCATCTTAGCTATGATACCATTAAATGGCACCGTAGTAATATTTTAGAAAAAAGTCATTGTACCAATACCTTATCTCTTTACAAATTTGCCATAGAAAATAAGTTGTATAGACATGAATAA
- a CDS encoding ATP-binding protein, whose protein sequence is SKMFRNNVFEIRLVPLSESILRFKRLIRDLSRQLHKKVELVTENMDAELDKGTIDQLNEPLIHIIRNCIDHGIEPPEVRKEKGKPETGTIKISANNSGSQIEIRIEDDGAGIDLNKVKQKALEKKIITAADELTKQELMDLIFLPGFSTAKSLSEVSGRGVGMDVVRKKISELRGEIKIDTEKGAGTSFTLKLQQSIAILDTLLFKVEETFFTVAISDIEECRLITLEEINQYSNRGSLPYQDQMVPFINLRKFFRLEGAYGKIIKVIFLKSNEKRIALFTDNIVGAHQSVLKPLGKHFKNQKCITSASQLGDGRLAFMLDANELYQEIEN, encoded by the coding sequence TATCAAAGATGTTCCGCAACAATGTTTTTGAAATCCGGCTTGTGCCCCTAAGTGAATCCATCCTGCGCTTTAAGCGCCTGATTCGCGATTTGTCCCGGCAACTCCATAAAAAGGTGGAACTGGTTACCGAAAACATGGACGCAGAGCTGGATAAAGGGACCATAGATCAGTTGAATGAGCCATTGATACATATCATACGGAACTGCATCGATCATGGGATTGAACCCCCTGAAGTCAGAAAGGAAAAAGGGAAACCGGAGACCGGCACAATCAAAATTTCTGCAAATAATTCCGGGAGCCAGATAGAAATACGCATAGAAGATGACGGGGCAGGAATTGATCTGAATAAAGTCAAACAAAAAGCCCTTGAGAAAAAAATCATTACAGCTGCTGATGAACTAACTAAGCAAGAATTGATGGACCTGATTTTTTTACCGGGCTTTTCGACGGCCAAAAGTCTGAGTGAAGTCTCAGGACGAGGCGTGGGCATGGATGTGGTCAGGAAAAAAATCTCAGAACTCAGGGGTGAAATCAAAATAGATACAGAAAAAGGCGCGGGTACTTCATTTACGCTTAAACTTCAACAATCCATTGCTATCCTGGACACTTTACTTTTTAAAGTTGAAGAAACCTTTTTTACAGTAGCCATTTCAGATATCGAAGAGTGCCGCTTAATCACACTGGAAGAAATCAATCAATACAGTAATCGGGGATCTCTACCTTATCAAGATCAGATGGTTCCGTTTATCAACCTTAGGAAGTTTTTCAGACTTGAAGGGGCTTATGGAAAAATAATCAAAGTTATCTTTCTAAAATCCAATGAAAAGCGAATCGCCCTGTTCACCGACAACATTGTGGGAGCACATCAGTCAGTCCTTAAACCATTGGGCAAACACTTTAAAAATCAGAAATGTATAACCTCGGCAAGTCAGCTTGGCGACGGGCGTCTGGCATTCATGCTGGATGCCAACGAATTATACCAGGAAATAGAAAATTAA
- a CDS encoding chemotaxis protein CheW: MVNTYLSFLICGDLYAVNVTKVLEVLQEEHITAVPNAPEYINGIINFRGDVVPVFDTRARFHLPKRTESEKYNIIVIDVSEGSDMFRMGAIVDKVKDVIPINDEDIKPVPTMSKEFHADFLQGIYKLNNEFIMLMNVEKAFSDTELKTIKETETLEK; the protein is encoded by the coding sequence ATGGTAAACACTTACTTATCATTTTTAATCTGTGGCGATCTATATGCAGTGAATGTAACCAAAGTTCTTGAAGTACTTCAGGAAGAACACATCACTGCCGTACCCAACGCCCCCGAATATATCAATGGCATTATCAACTTCCGGGGCGATGTAGTCCCGGTTTTTGATACCCGGGCCCGTTTCCACCTCCCTAAAAGAACGGAATCAGAGAAATATAACATCATTGTTATCGACGTATCTGAAGGTTCAGACATGTTCCGCATGGGAGCCATAGTTGATAAAGTCAAGGATGTTATTCCCATCAATGATGAAGACATTAAACCTGTGCCTACAATGAGCAAGGAATTTCATGCTGATTTTTTGCAGGGCATTTATAAACTGAATAACGAATTCATCATGCTGATGAATGTAGAAAAAGCATTTTCAGATACAGAATTGAAGACGATCAAAGAAACCGAAACTTTAGAAAAATAA